The segment TAGCCCTGGCGCAATATGTGACCTATCCCTTGAGGACTGGGACGGCATGTTCTCCGTTAACCTCCGCGGCGCGTGGCTTCTTGCCAAAGCAAGCTACGCACATTTGAGGCATAGCCGCGGTTCGGCTTGTTTTACCTCTTCAATGTCTGGCCAGCTACCACATGCCGGATCAGGTGCTTACAGCCCCAGCAAGGCTGCATTGACAATGCTAGCCCAAACACTCGCGCTGGAATGGGCACCTGACGGAATTCGCGTAAATGTGGTATCCCCGGGTATGACCCATACAGGGATGACCGAAAAAATGTATGCCGATCCCCAAATTAAGAAAGCAAGGGAAGATATTATCCCGTTGTCAAGAATTGGAGACCCCGTGGACATTGCGAACGTGATCGAATTTCTTGTGGGCCCGCTATCGGGCTATGTCACCGGGCAAGACATCTGTGTCGATGGAGGCTTCTCTAAGTCTATTCTTAGCCATATTCCTGGTAGACCTAGCTCTAAATCTTGAAGCCCGATCTGCATCGGTAGCCCGGAGAGTGACGAGCCGTCGCCCGGGAACAGCGGCAAAGCACCCTTGCCGGTGCGCGGGGCGCTACCATCTATCAACGTTTCTGGTCGCTTCGAGACGTCACCAACCGCACCTACTCCCCGGCAATACAACATGGCAGCCTCCAGGAGCGGTTCCCGCGTTCTGGCCACCGGCACAGCAAGTTGAGCCCGGAGACTACTACCGGGCCTGGGTAATCATCCGGGATCAAACACCACACCAATGACCACTGCACGGCCCTCAACCGACTCAACAGGGGTCATTTTCGACTGGCACTCTCCCGGTAATTCACAGATCGTCAGTTGTCCCGAATGCTCCGGGCTAAGTGCTGGCGCCGGTCATGTAGATGCGTCAGCGACGTCAGTCACCACGATTTCCGAGGCCGCATAGGAAAGCGCGGAATGCCAAGTCCCGCCACATCAATCGTCCCGCCAACCGATACGGTTGCTATTGGGCGGAGCTCCCCCAACCACCGCGAAAAGTCAAGCATTGTCAACAGTCAGGGGCCAAATAGGCCCCTGACCTGCGACAACACTGTGCCCGGGGTGGGACGCGAGCCGGCTTCCAGGCCTTGAAAACACGGGAAACTCCCGAAAACATGCCAATCTGAGCCAAACCGGCCGATGTACGAGCCGATCCGAATGCCAAAAGTGTTGACACCGTCAACACTTCCTTTTTGCCCCAGTCCAGTTGTCTCGCCACTTTGCCACGCTCCCCCCGAGGGCCTTCCAGAATCAGGCCGTGCGGGGCCGTACGGGACAGTGTGAACCTGTCACCATTCGGTGACATACTGGGAAACTGCAAGGCAGGACCGATGACACCTGAAACCAGCATCGACACGCCCGCGGCCGCCGGTGCCATCATCCGCTCCCGGCGTCAGGAACGCGGCCTTTCGCAACAATCACTCGCGGAGGCCGCCGGGGTTTCACGGAAGTTCATCGTTGATCTCGAAGCCGGCCACGAGCGGGCCGAACTCGGCAAGACAATGGCCGTCCTCCACACCCTTGGATTGTCCCTGACCGCCACCCACGCCATCCCCGGCGGTAGCGACTACGACCCGGCGCAGCGGGACTACGCCGAAACCTTCACCCAGCTGATCAACTCACGGGACTTCGAGTTCGCCATCAAGATGCTCGCCGACTACGCCACAGCATCCCTCAAAGCCGGACGACCCCTGCTCCAGCGCAGCCCCCGGCTCAAGGAGCCACACTGGTCCGCGGCCCTGGCAGGGATCACCAA is part of the Arthrobacter ramosus genome and harbors:
- a CDS encoding SDR family NAD(P)-dependent oxidoreductase translates to MRALVSGGSSGIGAATCLRLAEAALARGVHPMIAVCGHESNTSQEQVVRSIQSMGGTAVALAGDLGDPDVPSQLVGATVAEFGGLDALVANAGIASPGAICDLSLEDWDGMFSVNLRGAWLLAKASYAHLRHSRGSACFTSSMSGQLPHAGSGAYSPSKAALTMLAQTLALEWAPDGIRVNVVSPGMTHTGMTEKMYADPQIKKAREDIIPLSRIGDPVDIANVIEFLVGPLSGYVTGQDICVDGGFSKSILSHIPGRPSSKS
- a CDS encoding helix-turn-helix transcriptional regulator, producing the protein MTPETSIDTPAAAGAIIRSRRQERGLSQQSLAEAAGVSRKFIVDLEAGHERAELGKTMAVLHTLGLSLTATHAIPGGSDYDPAQRDYAETFTQLINSRDFEFAIKMLADYATASLKAGRPLLQRSPRLKEPHWSAALAGITNYTAHRLGQPPPSWTKRIKTLNEAWIPAESYRSIREPMKQLIMSETPAELAALNVFIRERSLATA